A region of the Sarcophilus harrisii chromosome 3, mSarHar1.11, whole genome shotgun sequence genome:
TATATGCCTCCTTATTTTCTTGGTATTTCCCAATACTAAAAAAAActactctaaatatttttatgtattttagtctttttcttctttctttgaccaCTTTATGGTTTAAGCCAATAATATCACTAGTCTACATTTCGTTTTCAATATATTTCTAAGATCTCCtccaagaaattttatttctttaggattatcttaaaaatgagaaatatgaagCCATAAAGGGGAAGTGATTGCATCAGGTCTTTCTTACAAGAAATCACACTAATATATTGAACAAAATACGAAGAGACCTAACACCTAAATTTAAGTCTCTgacataatttataaatttcaaGGAGTATAACAACAAGGAGATTATCATTCATGCAATAGTGAAGAAAGGCATCtcacataaaaatattcttttagttttgtaAGATTTTCCTAAAAACCATAGAAGGTGGCATATGCTATTTTCCCAAATTAAGAGATCAAGAGTAAGaggtttaaaaataaacttcccTACAAAACTAAacatggaacttaaaaaaaaaagatggttacTTCAAAACCATACATATAAGTTGACTAATTTAAGTTTGGAGTGCTAACTTTCAGAGTcaaaaagagactgaaaataaaTACTGCTTCTGACACCTACTAGCTATTTGAacatgtcatttaatttctaagttTCTCAAGAtactctttaattttaatttataaatgagaaatctgagaagTAATTGTATGATAAGCATCAAGGCTGAAATTGAAAAGAAGTTGTTAGGAGGATAAATATATGGTCTTTTTCATGCTTACATTCTGCTTCCCATCACTTCATTTTTGAAGTGTAACATTCCATctaggtaagaaaaagaaatataactcaCATTAAAAAATTGAGTAATTACAAAGTTATTCATTATTCATGACTTGAAGAAGCTGATGTAAGAAAATAGCAatactattaattaaaattatacattcaGAACAATGTCATTTAAATatccaaagaattattttgtacGATCAAGAGAGGAAGGGATAGTTCAGTTATAGAAACAAGaagtcaagaatgtcaagggaaataatgaaagtaaaattagaaatcaaggaATCTTTGTATGACCAGATCATCAATTATATTGTAGAACAAAAACCATCAAAATTCTTTGTCACTGcctacaaaataaaaaagcaatttggTAGAAAATAAATTGAGACCAACATCTTACCATAATAAACTCCATATTGATAGATCACatcactttttaataaaaaaaaaagtagtacaTTTGTTACATAGAGAATTCAAAACTAAATAAAGATGTGaaataacaaaagacaaaataaaccaCTTTAATTATTAGGCATAGTTTCCAAGCTCTTTGATTGCATTGGTATATGAAAATCACAGAGAAGAAAACTCTGTCTACCAAGTAGATTCTCAAGGTCTTTGAAAATGATAGCCTTATAGAGTTTcctagaaaaatgtgaaataaccaCATATGTGGGAGGGGGAAACTTGAAtccaagacttcctgactctcaAGACAGCTCTATATCCACCATGCCATGTTGCTTCTCaaaattgattatataaattGTAACAATCTTCATAGAGATAAACATCATGTAGACAGACCAAGAAGGAAAACTGAAGATTTGGTGGATGGGAAGAATTTGTCTATCAAATATATCTATTTAAAGTTTgatgttgagatatataatgaattgatacaaatataTTAGAGAGTTTTTCATCAACATATATGTGGGTAAAGAAAAGTTATCAAAAGAACCCATTCAACTATCATtgtacatatgaaaaaatgctccaaattactaataataaggaaaattttaattctGAGATTTGATTGCACTCTCattaacttggaaaaaaatgattttaaaaatataactgaaGGAATATCTTGCTGAAAGGATTATGAGAAGGCAAGCATACTAATACTCTATTGATAGAACTGCCAATTGCTTCAGTGGTTCTTGAAATAAGTTTGGAAATATGGGAgataaatgactaaaatattgTTTTGTCCAGTGTTTCCATTCCTCTATATATACTTCTGCAATGCAACTATTCATAAAAGTACTCTTtgtattaacaaaaaaaaaaaaaaaaaggaaacaaagtggGTATCCATAAattgaggaaagaataaaaaatatatataaataaaatggaatattattatgtaaagtatgggctagctccctggagggcctcggggtcagctagagtcaggataaattaaaatccttggtctttagggggagaagtgaaggaggcagaaaagCAGAATTCTGGATTCCGGAGTTCGGAATCaccaacctctctcctcctccttctgcagCCAAGTCCCTGTGGCCTCTCTTCCCCCCTGCCCCTccaatccttacctacaattatcTAAACACCAAACATTCACAAGCACCAATGGTCAGAAGagccattatccaaatatatgttaatagagtcattatctcacatcaaataggtaattagccttaagtgctcaattgtctgattcaagcatacctttttggagtttcagccctctacattattataccataaaaaaattaattagaggAATTCATATAATTTGAGAGGCTGCTCTGAATTACAAAACTACCATGCAATAGTAAAAGACCACTGACTAGAATCAGATTACCTGTGTCCAAATTCCACACTTGTGTGACCTATATTGGATGGCTCAGGGATAGAGTGCTgatcctagaatcaggaagactcattctcatgagttcaagtctggcctcagatagcTACTAGCTATGTCATACTAGACAAGTCagtttaaccctatttgcttctgtttccttatctctaacataaactggagaaggaaatggcagaaaactctaaatgggctTATGAAGAGGCAGAACCAACTTGAACCATAAACTGTGTGACTTTAAAGTATTCCACTCTATTCCCAAAGGTCTTTAGTAACTGAAGAAATCTTTTTCTCTAAATAAGGAGATTAATTTAAATTCTTATCTCTTCCAACTTTAGATCTCTGACTCATCCAATGATCCTATTATGCAGAGCCaagaaagcagaagcaggagaacaacataaataatgactaaaataatataaatgaaaataatagagaCATAAGAattcatattataaaaatatataattttgctcAAGGGAATTCAAAGACCCTACTGATGAAACAGTATTATACACTGTGTCATGCATTTAATACTATATTCCTTTGAACATTCAGAATTATCTCTAACTAGCACAAGCAAGTTTCCTCTGTGAAATTTGGTGATTTCATTAAGTAGGAACAATTTCTAACAGCACTTGAGGaattttgattcattcatttattcattgacatctttatttttttattattatttttctcagtacTCCAAGaacttctttatttctcaaaCTATAGATAAATGGATTTAATAGAGGAATTATCACTGTGTAAAATAAGGAGTACATCATGTTTTGATTGTTTGCAACATCAGATCCTGGAAGCACATACATTATTAAAAGTGTGCCATAAAATAAAGACACAGAGAAGAGATGTGCACTACAAGTGGAAAAGGCTTTGCTTCTACCCTGTTCAGATTTAATTCCCAGGATGGCAAGGAGGACATATGTGTATGAGACTAAGATTGTCATAAGAGTGAAAGATTGTAAAATGACAGAGCAAATGAAAACCACAAGTGAATTAAGAGATGGATCAGTACAGGAAATCCTAAACAATGGTGAAATTTCACAAAAGAAATGATGTATTATATTTGACTTACAGAAAGTTAATCTAACTAATAAAACCACATGGATCATGAGATTAAGAAAGCCAAGTGTATAGGAAGCAATGACTAGCTGTCTACACAGTCTATTGGACATCTTCACTGGATAAAGGAGAGGGTGGCATATGGCGGCATATCGGTCATATGCCATTGCTGCCAACAGGAAACATTCTGTGCTTGCACtgctaccaaaaaaataaaattggatcaTGCATTCTGAAAGggttataattttattcttactTAAGAAATTCACCATCATCTTAGGGGTTACTGAAGAAGAAGTCATTGCATCTGAAAAAGCTAAGTTACTGAGGAATATATACATGGGGATGTGAAGATGAGAGTTCATCCAAACAAGTACAATCAGTCCAATATTCCCAGTCATGGTTGTGAGATAGATCATTAAGAATATCAAGAAGAGAGGGATCTGAAGTTCAGGAAGATCTGTAAGCCCAGTAAGAACAAATTCTGTTACCAATGTCTTATTCTCCTCTGCCATGACTGCACTGTACCTGTTGCTAGAAtaagagatattaaataaaaaatacatttaccaAAAGTCATGAAAAGTAGCACTCATGCATGAAAAATTAGTCACATAAGCTCAACAAAATCAGACTTCATTAATGTTTGTGCAAGTTGTAGAAAAACCTAGGAATGTTTTCATGAGAATATTTCAGAAGAGTTCAATTCTGATTAAAATGTGCCCATTTGCCATCCATTGCCATATGTAGATATGTTAGCATTTGTATAGagtaactatttaaataattgttttccatttcatatGACTTTTTCCTATCTTCATGCCCTTGTTCATGCAGTTCATGTATAATTTATGTCCATGTCTACGTCCATTTCCACAACTGCATGTTTTGTGTAAGCCTGTGAGTGTACCTGTGTCTTACGTCTAGCTTTGTGTCTCTAGACTCCTTGCCACTTTGTGCTCACTCCACAAGGATATTGGGATGAAATGAGATgagatataaagtactttgcacatttttaaatgtgcaaatgtgcacattttcttttttttctttttctttgtttttctttttatttaatagccttttatttacaggttatatgtatgggtaactttacagcattaacaattgccaaacctcttgttccaaattttcacctcttaccccccaccccctcccccagatggcaggatgaccagtagatgttaaatatattaaaatataaattagatacacaataagtatacatgaccaaaacgttattttgctgtacaaaaagaatcagactctgaaatattgtacaattagcttgtgaaggaaatcaaaaatgcaggtgggcataaatatagggattgggaataatgtaatggtttttagtcatcacccagagttctttctctgggcgtagctggttcagttcattactgctccattggaaatgatttggttgatctcattgctgaggatggccaggtccatcagaactggtcatcatatagtattgttgttgaagtatataatgatctggtcctgctcatttcattcagcatcagttcatgtaagtctctccaggcctttctgaaatcatcctgttggtcatttcttatagaacagtaatattccataatattcatatagcacaatttattcagccattctccaactgatgggcatccactcagtttccagtttctagccactacaaagagggctgccacaaacattcgaaaTGTGTACATTTTCAAATTTGAAACGTCAATCGTTGTCATTACTTTCACAGTGATAAATGCTGTAACTGGTCAAATTATTTGGTCacctttttctcttcaaaatcctTCAATATCCTTAGTGCTTACTAACTAATGTACAAATTCATGAGCTTAGTTACTTGCTTACCTGCATCTATCTACtttcatataataatattctacagTTGCCTTCCATGCAATCTGTGCTTCTTCTAAAACTCAACTCAGCATTCTCTGCACATACCCTGTTGGGTGGtttcagtagatagagctctggacctagagtcaggaaatcctgagttaGAATATAGCCTCAAACACTCACTATTTGGGTGATCCCAGGCAAATCATTAACCTCTGTTTGGCttggtttcttcaactataaaatggaaatagtgatagcatttatttcccagtgaggatgaaaagaaagaatttttgtaAATGCTTAGCATGTatcacacatagtaggcattattaaatatttgtttcctttctctcttatttcttctcttctcatttgtcttattttctatttctattctatttatatctattatttttttcctcctttctttccttcatctctgCTTTATgtccttctttccttgtttctttcatactttctttttttccctttttttgtttctttcctt
Encoded here:
- the LOC100916202 gene encoding olfactory receptor 5AC1-like, with protein sequence MAEENKTLVTEFVLTGLTDLPELQIPLFLIFLMIYLTTMTGNIGLIVLVWMNSHLHIPMYIFLSNLAFSDAMTSSSVTPKMMVNFLSKNKIITLSECMIQFYFFGSSASTECFLLAAMAYDRYAAICHPLLYPVKMSNRLCRQLVIASYTLGFLNLMIHVVLLVRLTFCKSNIIHHFFCEISPLFRISCTDPSLNSLVVFICSVILQSFTLMTILVSYTYVLLAILGIKSEQGRSKAFSTCSAHLFSVSLFYGTLLIMYVLPGSDVANNQNMMYSLFYTVIIPLLNPFIYSLRNKEVLGVLRKIIIKK